The following coding sequences are from one Acipenser ruthenus chromosome 7, fAciRut3.2 maternal haplotype, whole genome shotgun sequence window:
- the LOC117414619 gene encoding arg8-vasotocin receptor-like, translated as MNNLSLSHATELLISNVFEPRFNNMDNNSDVASRPERNQELAWAEITLLGLIYITASIGNLILVMALWRRRKRMSRMYIFMMHLSVADLVVATFQVLPQLIWDITDVFLGPDLLCRGIKYMQLVGMYASTYMTVAMTVDRFQAVCYPMVTFQKKRAFWNAAICSSWCVAFIFSLPQVFIFSKTEIDPGVSECWAKFIMPWGLKAYITWVFTMIFFIPTIVLLICQVQICRIIQINIYSKTHSDSKHNQKQIHSYRASNANCFSKAMIKTVKMTVVTVVVYVLCWAPFFIAQLWSVWFPSDTTQGSVFTIIMLLGNLNSCTNPWIYMYFCGHIPCCKKSRDSSSIREDSAMSMTASINLEEKAPIDNFTSL; from the exons ATGAATAACTTGTCTCTGTCACATGCAACGGAGCTGCTGATTAGCAATGTTTTTGAACCGAGATTTAATAACATGGACAACAACTCCGATGTAGCCAGCAGACCCGAAAGGAACCAAGAGTTAGCCTGGGCTGAGATCACTCTCCTGGGGTTGATTTACATTACCGCCTCGATCGGCAATTTAATCCTGGTAATGGCTCTTTGGAGAAGAAGAAAGAGAATGTCTCGGATGTATATTTTCATGATGCACCTCAGCGTCGCTGATTTGGTAGTGGCAACCTTTCAGGTTCTCCCACAGCTTATCTGGGACATAACGGATGTCTTCCTGGGCCCCGATCTTCTGTGCAGAGGCATTAAGTACATGCAACTAGTTGGCATGTATGCCTCTACCTACATGACAGTAGCAATGACTGTCGATCGTTTTCAGGCTGTTTGTTACCCAATGGTGACTTTCCAAAAGAAAAGAGCTTTCTGGAATGCTGCTATCTGTTCGAGTTGGTGTGTAGCTTTTATCTTCAGCCTGCCCCAGGTCTTCATCTTTTCCAAAACTGAAATTGATCCGGGCGTCAGTGAATGCTGGGCTAAGTTCATCATGCCCTGGGGTTTGAAGGCTTACATAACTTGGGTCTTCACCATGATATTTTTTATTCCAACGATTGTACTTCTCATATGTCAAGTTCAGATTTGTAGAATAATTCAGATCAATATATACAGCAAGACTCACAGTGATTCCAAGCATAATCAGAAGCAGATCCACTCATACCGAGCCAGTAATGCCAATTGCTTCTCAAAAGCAATGATTAAGACAGTGAAAATGACGGTGGTGACAGTGGTCGTGTATGTCTTATGCTGGGCTCCTTTCTTTATTGCGCAGTTGTGGTCTGTTTGGTTTCCCAGTGACACCACTCAAG GTTCCGTGTTTACAATTATAATGCTGCTGGGGAATTTGAACAGCTGTACCAACCCTTGGATTTATATGTATTTCTGTGGTCACATACCCTGCTGCAAAAAATCTCGTGACAGCAGTTCAATCCGTGAAGACTCAGCTATGTCAATGACAGCCAGTATCAATTTAGAAGAAAAGGCGCCTATTGATAACTTCACATCATTATAA